A stretch of Oncorhynchus gorbuscha isolate QuinsamMale2020 ecotype Even-year linkage group LG24, OgorEven_v1.0, whole genome shotgun sequence DNA encodes these proteins:
- the LOC124013247 gene encoding von Willebrand factor A domain-containing protein 7-like, protein MSGNSAEELVQACLGPKATGEVSAAKFKSALNEIYIQNGQVDRDFVNSPAHHFNSEAFALGRRLITDGVASIKANVQKENFLAARETLGRVLHTLQDFYSHSNWVDLGYTEPYANLIRPDLPLENLADVKTPTCSDCANGGFCSNSILPNILNEKKLTSGYMGILSSAKPKGKCSHGGAADLTSSKAPRGGISKDERRSDNVALHTAAVTVATTATLQLLDDIRGAAGDNNYLRFMGIARSSVVVFVIDTTGSMSNDILEAKRVVYEIIDSKKGTQDEPSQYILVPFNDPEFGPLIKTTNPNVMKAEIANLTAEGGGDLPEMCLSGLQLALTGAPASSNIYVFTDAVAKDIELKETIVALIRSTKSTVSFFMTGDGAGARRRRRGVESSEATFETYKDLALASGGQAIGVTKENLPQATDVIIDSSTSALVIVLQRARNPGRAETFSFLLDESLNNITIYITGKSLTFTLKNPAGVTQKQNEANGELGTVQTVGNLFRVRLASNKQTGLWEISMNSNQPYTLKVTGQSTIAFIYDFVETFEGPHPGYALISGRPQAGMPAMLLVSVLGRKGPASVKVTNVALVTVSGSEVVGGALEDMGNGKFLVTVTKVPAGSLWCC, encoded by the exons ATGAGT GGTAACTCTGCTGAGGAGCTGGTCCAGGCCTGCCTGGGACCCAAAGCAACAGGTGAAGTGTCAGCAGCTAAGTTCAAATCTGCCCTGAATGAGATCTACATACAGAACGGACAGGTGGACAGAGACTTTGTCAACAG CCCAGCCCATCATTTTAACTCTGAGGCGTTTGCTCTGGGCCGGCGCCTTATAACTGATGGGGTGGCCAGCATCAAGGCCAACGTACAAAAGGAGAACTTCCTGGCTgccagagagacactggggagagtactacacacactacag GACTTCTACAGCCACAGTAACTGGGTGGATCTGGGATACACTGAACCCTACGCCAACCTGATCCGCCCCGATCTCCCACTGGAAAACCTGGCAG ATGTTAAAACCCCGACCTGCAGTGACTGTGCCAATGGAGGGTTCTGTTCCAACTCCATCCTGCCTAACATCCTTAATGAGAAGAAACTCACCTCTGGGTACATGGGGATCTTGTCCTCAGCTAAGCctaaag gtaaGTGTAGTCATGGCGGTGCAGCTGACCTAACCAGCTCCAAGGCTCCTCGCGGGGGCATCAGCAAGGATGAGCGTCGCTCTGACAACGTGGCCCTGCACACCGCTGCTGTCACCGTGGCAACAACCGCAACCCTCCAGCTGCTGGATGACATCCGGGGCGCCGCCGGTGACAACAACTACCTACG cttCATGGGCATAGCGCGTTCGTCAGTGGTTGTTTTTGTGATCGACACCACGGGGAGCATGAGTAATGACATCCTTGAAGCCAAGAGAGTCGTCTATGAGATCATCGACAGCAAGAAAGGAACACAGGATGAGCCATCCCAGTACATCCTGGTCCCATTCAACGATCCAG agtttGGACCCCTGATAAAAACGACAAACCCTAATGTTATGAAAGCAGAGATCGCTAACCTCACGGCTGAAGGAGGTGGAGACCTCCCTGAGATGTGCCTATCAGGGCTCCAG TTGGCGCTGACCGGTGCTCCTGCGTCGTCCAACATCTATGTTTTCACAGATGCCGTTGCCAAGGACATTGAATTAAAGGAAACGATCGTGGCCCTGATCAGGAGCACCAAGTCAACC GTGTctttcttcatgactggtgatgGTGCTGGTGCTAGAAGGAGGAGGCGTGGAGTAGAGTCCAGCGAAGCTACATTCGAGACCTACAAGGACCTGGCGCTGGCGTCTGGTGGTCAGGCCATTGGAGTCACCAAGGAAAATCTGCCCCAGGCCACTGACGTCATCATCGACTCCTCCACCTCCGCTCTG gtgatAGTCCTACAGCGAGCGAGGAACCCAGGCAGAGCTGAGACATTCTCCTTCCTGCTGGACGAGTCTCTGAACAACATCACCATCTACATCACTGGAAAGTCCCTCACCTTCACCCTGAAGAACCCTGCAG GTGTGACCCAGAAACAGAATGAGGCCAACGGGGAACTGGGGACTGTCCAGACGGTGGGCAACCTCTTCCGGGTCCGTCTGGCCTCCAACAAACAGACAGGATTATGGGAAATCAGCATGAACTCCAACCAGCCCTACACACTGAAGGTCACTG GTCAGAGTACCATTGCCTTCATTTATGACTTTGTGGAGACTTTCGAGGGACCTCACCCAGGATACGCCCTCATCTCTGGCCGTCCACAAGCAG gcaTGCCTGCCATGTTGTTGGTATCGGTGTTGGGCAGAAAGGGCCCAGCCTCTGTCAAGGTGACCAAcgttgccttggtgacagtgtcaGGGTCAGAGGTCGTAGGCGGGGCCCTGGAAGACATGGGCAACGGGAAGTTCCTAGTTACGGTAACCAAGGTCCCTGCGGGGAGTTTGTGGTGCTGCTGA